From Cucumis melo cultivar AY chromosome 1, USDA_Cmelo_AY_1.0, whole genome shotgun sequence, a single genomic window includes:
- the LOC103497553 gene encoding spindle and kinetochore-associated protein 1 homolog has protein sequence MDSKEAGSLLDNLIVAFNGRIAELQDLVIARNMYPASCLPDLSAVDASLKVMELQVQAIKNQLREEAEAIPKAKKLIEASLKQQKRLESISLHVPTYYQILPERVSALNLNTSLGSEAKTSGSELGSREAENVISVLPKEKKVSSPPLWYITIDELNSLSSYMRGRLTVDKVNAAVNDMATYAEANAQLIGIPKKKLAENLWEKALELRDIAATDAVKGKYFFLETDMRGPSLKLDNTGKAILTVLRHVGRISETRIGHQRVILLLKPS, from the exons ATGGACTCGAAGGAAGCTGGTTCATTGCTTGATAATCTAATTGTGGCTTTCAATGGTCGGATCGCAGAGCTCCAGGATCTTGTAATTGCACGAAACA TGTATCCTGCAAGTTGTCTCCCTGATTTGTCGGCAGTTGATGCATCTTTAAAGGTGATGGAATTACAGGTGCAGGCGATCAAGAACCAGTTACGAGAAGAAGCTGAAGCAATTCCGAAAGCAAAA AAACTTATTGAAGCATCTCTGAAGCAGCAGAAGAGATTAGAAAGTATTTCCCTTCATGTTCCCACTTATTATCAGATTCTGCCCGAGAGAGTTTCTGCGTTGAACTTAAATACCAG TCTTGGTTCAGAGGCCAAAACATCTGGTTCTGAATTGGGCTCCCGAGAGGCTGAGAATGTGATTTCAGTCTTACCTAAG GAGAAGAAAGTTTCCTCTCCCCCACTTTGGTACATAACCATCGATGAACTGAATTCACTATCCTC ATATATGAGAGGAAGGTTAACAGTTGACAAGGTCAATGCTGCTGTTAATGACATGGCAACATATGCTGAAGCAAATGCCCAACTTATTGGCATCCCCAAAAAAAAG CTGGCAGAGAACCTTTGGGAAAAGGCCCTG GAGCTAAGAGATATTGCAGCAACCGATGCAGTGAAAGGAAAATATTTCTTTCTTGAAACCGACATGAGAGGACCTTCATTGAAACTTGACAATACTGGAAAGGCCATTCTAACT GTCCTACGTCACGTTGGACGCATAAGCGAGACTCGGATTGGACATCAACGAGTAATCTTATTATTAAAACCATCATAA